The Verrucomicrobiia bacterium genomic sequence TCCCCGTCATTCCTCACTCATTCCGCCTTCATGCATGCGCGCTGTGGAGAGGTCGAGGCCGTGCCTGTCCTGATCCGTCGCGTGGCGGGCGTTGTTGCTCCCGGGCTACGCCTGCGCGTGCCTCGCCCGATACGGGTCAAGCGTGATGAAGTGTTGCGTCCGGAAAAACTCGGGCGCGCCGTTGAGCTTGCGGCGAGACAAGCCGGAAGAAACGGAGCGATATTCCTCCTGATTAATGCCGACGACGATTGCCCCGCAGCGCTGGCCCCGGCGATCCTCAGACAGGCGACGGAAGCCAGAAGTGACATGCTCATCGGGGTGGTGTTGGCGAAATGCGAGTACGAGGCCTGGATTCTTGCCGCGGCCGAATCCCTCCGCGGCCATCGGACTCTCGCCAGAGATTTGTCGAGCCCCGGCAACCCGGAGGCCATCCGTGGCGCCAAGCAATGGCTCAGCCGTCACATGACCGGGCCGCACGGCTACACGGAGACCCTCGATCAAGCCGCGCTGACGAATGCCCTCGACCTGAACGCCGCCCGCCGCGCGAGTTCCTTCGACAAGTGTTACAGAGAGCTGGAGCGGATTCTGTTCGCACTGGGACCCGCCCACCACGCGTGATTGAGCCCGGGGCTGCTGACAGGCCGTGAGGGCACTTCCGGGATGTCATGTTCCGGCAGGAGCCGGGCCAGGGTCGGTGACGGAAGTCTCCTCGGACGTGGCCATCTGGCGCACCTCGCCCTTGGCCTAGTGCAGTTCGCGAACGGAAACGGACTTCATGTGACCCGGCGTGTCACCAGCGGAGGCCGGGTCATGCGGCCGGTCGTTCATCAAGTTTCGAGAGGAGAAGGTGGAGTTGGCCGCACGTTCCAGTCGCCTTGCTGGACACTTCGGGGGCTTTCTGGGAATGGCGTCCAACAGCGGTTTGGGTGGTTGCCAGGATGTGGTGCCGGCTCGTGCACTTGTGACGTGCCGTTACTCCGCCTGGACCTCATCGAACCGCGATTCGGCGAAATCCAGCCGGTAAATCATGCCTTCGTAGCCAACGGCGTAGAGCTGGCCCGCATCGTCGGTGCCGAACGAGACCAGGGATTGGGGAAGCACCCCGAGCTGACGGACGGCTTTCAACACCCCGTTTTCCTGAGTGATACCGAATAGGATCCGGGAGGTGAAGTCACCGCACACATAGACGCCATCAAATGAGGACTGGGGGTCACCGCGATACACGTAACCACCGGTGACCGAGTTGCCGAATTTTCGGCGGTAGGCGAACACGGGCGGCGTGAAGGTCCGTCCGGCGACGCGATGCTGGTTGGAGAACGGTTCGAACCCCTCAAAAACGTTCCAGCCGTGATTCTCGCCACGCCGGATCAGGGCCACCTCCTCGGCCCGGTCCTGTCCGACATCCGCGAGCCAGAGGTCGCCGGTCAGGCGGTCGAAGCTGAAGCGCCAGGGATTGCGCAGTCCGTAGGCCCAGATTTCCGGACGGACCTCCGGCCGGCCGATGAACGGGTTGTCGGCGGGGACGGCGTACTCGAGTCCGGGATCCCGATGGTCCACGTCGAGGCGCAGCATCTTGCCGAGGAGCAGGCTCAGGTCCTGGGCGTGGCCGTTGGGATCGTGGTGCGGACCGGTGTCGCCCATCGCGAAATAGAGGAAGCCGTCGGGGCCGAACTCCAGCCAGCCGCCGCTGTGGTCCTCGGCGACGCTGTGGATCTTGATGAGGCGGCGCGGCGGCCTGCCGGAGTCGCCCAGGAAGTCCCCGGAAAATTCCCTCTCCACAACAACGGTCGCGACCGTCCCCTCCTCAAAGACCTGGTGCTGGAGGTAATACCTCCGGTT encodes the following:
- a CDS encoding DUF4276 family protein, with amino-acid sequence SPSFLTHSAFMHARCGEVEAVPVLIRRVAGVVAPGLRLRVPRPIRVKRDEVLRPEKLGRAVELAARQAGRNGAIFLLINADDDCPAALAPAILRQATEARSDMLIGVVLAKCEYEAWILAAAESLRGHRTLARDLSSPGNPEAIRGAKQWLSRHMTGPHGYTETLDQAALTNALDLNAARRASSFDKCYRELERILFALGPAHHA